A region from the archaeon BMS3Bbin15 genome encodes:
- a CDS encoding KaiC, whose amino-acid sequence MIDFPEQFVLMVSGPLGTGKNEFCLNMANIHLKKGKKVVYITTDLTPKVIYSKLNDFGLDDELENLYFFDGSIWNIKDRAKWLSEKKVKLIDISASNPNIMFEKVETGLSVLGGNLKIIFDSLSSFLFRNELGPAIKTFSRLVNRCRREHDFLVFTLHEDLHPPHIFKEAENFADGEIKMRFLEDEDGLKRQIMIAFLRGLHYDSEWRDISMENGFLEIL is encoded by the coding sequence TTGATAGATTTTCCTGAACAATTTGTATTGATGGTTTCTGGCCCTCTTGGGACTGGAAAAAATGAGTTTTGTCTAAATATGGCAAATATACATTTAAAGAAAGGGAAGAAGGTGGTTTATATTACCACAGACCTAACTCCCAAAGTAATCTACTCAAAACTTAATGATTTCGGCCTTGATGATGAACTTGAAAACCTCTATTTTTTTGATGGCAGTATATGGAATATAAAGGATAGAGCGAAATGGTTAAGTGAGAAAAAGGTAAAGCTCATAGATATAAGTGCATCCAACCCGAATATCATGTTTGAAAAAGTCGAGACAGGTCTATCAGTACTTGGTGGTAATCTCAAGATTATATTTGATTCTCTATCTTCTTTTCTTTTCAGAAATGAGCTTGGCCCTGCTATAAAAACCTTCAGCAGGCTTGTAAATAGATGCAGAAGAGAGCATGATTTTCTTGTCTTCACTCTGCACGAGGACCTTCATCCCCCTCATATTTTCAAGGAGGCAGAAAATTTTGCTGATGGTGAAATAAAGATGAGATTTCTAGAGGATGAAGATGGCCTTAAAAGACAGATAATGATTGCATTTCTCAGAGGTCTTCACTATGATTCTGAGTGGAGAGATATTTCTATGGAGAATGGTTTTCTTGAGATTCTCTAA